A genomic region of Candidatus Methylomirabilota bacterium contains the following coding sequences:
- the fdxA gene encoding ferredoxin: MAYVIAEPCINVKDKACVEVCPVDCIYEGKDMLYIHPDECIDCGACEPVCPVKAIFAEDEVPANWKNFTELNKQFFKDNPGVKPATKS, translated from the coding sequence ATGGCGTATGTGATCGCGGAACCCTGCATCAACGTCAAGGACAAGGCCTGCGTCGAGGTCTGCCCCGTGGACTGCATCTACGAGGGCAAGGACATGCTCTACATCCACCCGGATGAGTGCATCGACTGCGGCGCCTGCGAGCCGGTCTGCCCGGTGAAGGCGATCTTCGCGGAAGACGAAGTGCCCGCGAACTGGAAGAACTTCACCGAGCTGAACAAGCAGTTCTTCAAGGACAACCCGGGCGTCAAGCCCGCGACCAAATCCTGA
- a CDS encoding dipeptide ABC transporter ATP-binding protein, whose protein sequence is MSGPTSDAPILEVRDLVKHFHISSGAFGGQAAVVKAVDGVSFAIRRGETLGLVGESGCGKTTTGRCILQLEKPTSGQVIFEGRDLTTLSDAELRKVRRRLQVIFQDPYSSLNPRMTVGQIIAEPLAVHGLVPDRAARAARVRELLGHAGLLPAMAQRYPHELSGGQRQRVGIARALAMEPALIVCDEPVSALDVSIQAQIINLLEELQAEFGLTYLFVAHDLSVVRHISDRVAVMYLGKIVEITDRKSLYEDPQHPYTRALLSAVPIPDPAVEAGRERIVLGGEVPSPLNPPSGCVFHPRCPIAVDECSREIPPLRETRADHRVACIRA, encoded by the coding sequence ATGAGCGGGCCCACGAGCGACGCGCCCATCCTGGAGGTGCGGGATCTCGTCAAGCACTTCCACATCAGCAGCGGCGCCTTCGGCGGCCAGGCCGCGGTGGTCAAGGCGGTAGACGGGGTCTCGTTCGCCATCCGGCGCGGCGAGACCCTGGGCCTGGTCGGGGAGTCGGGCTGCGGCAAAACGACCACCGGCCGCTGCATCCTTCAGCTCGAGAAGCCGACCTCGGGCCAGGTGATCTTCGAGGGGCGGGACCTCACGACGCTCTCCGACGCGGAGCTCCGCAAGGTGCGCCGGCGGCTTCAGGTGATCTTCCAGGACCCCTACAGCTCGCTGAATCCACGCATGACGGTGGGGCAGATCATCGCCGAACCTCTCGCGGTGCACGGCCTGGTCCCGGATCGGGCGGCGCGGGCCGCGCGCGTCCGCGAGCTGCTGGGCCATGCCGGGCTACTGCCGGCCATGGCCCAGCGCTACCCCCACGAGCTGTCCGGGGGCCAGCGTCAGCGGGTCGGCATCGCGCGGGCGCTCGCCATGGAGCCTGCGCTCATCGTGTGCGACGAGCCGGTCTCGGCGCTGGACGTGTCCATCCAGGCGCAGATCATCAATCTCCTCGAGGAGCTCCAGGCGGAGTTCGGCCTGACCTACCTCTTCGTGGCGCATGATCTCTCCGTGGTCCGGCACATCTCGGACCGCGTGGCGGTGATGTATCTGGGCAAGATCGTGGAGATCACCGACCGGAAGTCGCTCTACGAGGACCCGCAGCATCCCTACACTCGCGCCCTCCTGTCCGCAGTGCCCATCCCGGACCCGGCCGTCGAGGCAGGCCGGGAGCGCATCGTGCTGGGCGGGGAGGTGCCGAGCCCGCTCAACCCCCCCAGCGGCTGCGTGTTCCACCCCCGTTGCCCGATCGCAGTGGACGAATGCAGCCGGGAAATTCCTCCCCTGCGCGAGACTCGGGCGGACCACCGCGTGGCCTGCATCCGGGCCTGA
- a CDS encoding CoA transferase, which translates to MASRKRRPKTRTAAPPRARRAPGARPPLAGIRVIDLTRVLAGPFCAMALGDMGAEVIKVEEPGKGDDTRGWPPFAGGEATYFMSVNRSKKSLTLNLKAPEGQTILHGLIARADVVLENFRPGTMERLGFGFEALRKKNPRLIYCSISGFGESGPEAPRPGYDLIVQGESGVMDLTGFPDGPPLKVGNSIADLVAGMSAAHGIALALLARQRSGRGQKVEIGMLDAMAALLTYQAGLYWNAGGRPARRGNAHPSIVPYEVYQAQDAYLTLGVANNSLFERFCGALGRPDLVKDDRFDTEAKRVTNRDVLNPILNAELGQRPAAEWLARMDKAGVPAGKIKTVAEVCESPHLKARGMVVSLPHPKAGAVTMMGVPIRLWETPGAPQAAPPLLGQHTDEVLTRLLRYSPAKVAKLRAAGVV; encoded by the coding sequence GTGGCCAGCCGTAAGCGCCGTCCGAAGACACGCACCGCCGCTCCCCCACGCGCCCGCCGCGCTCCCGGCGCCCGGCCGCCGCTCGCCGGCATCCGCGTCATCGACCTCACCCGCGTGCTCGCGGGCCCGTTCTGCGCGATGGCGCTGGGCGACATGGGCGCCGAGGTCATCAAGGTCGAGGAGCCCGGCAAGGGTGACGACACGCGCGGCTGGCCGCCGTTCGCGGGTGGCGAGGCCACGTACTTCATGTCGGTGAACCGCAGCAAGAAGAGCCTCACGCTGAACCTGAAGGCGCCGGAAGGTCAGACCATCCTCCACGGGCTCATCGCGCGGGCCGACGTGGTGCTCGAGAACTTCCGGCCGGGGACCATGGAGCGGCTGGGCTTCGGCTTCGAGGCGCTGCGGAAGAAGAACCCGCGGCTGATCTATTGCTCGATCTCGGGCTTCGGCGAGAGCGGCCCCGAGGCGCCCCGGCCCGGCTACGATCTCATCGTGCAGGGCGAGTCGGGCGTGATGGATCTCACCGGCTTCCCGGATGGGCCGCCGCTCAAGGTCGGCAACTCCATCGCCGATCTCGTCGCGGGCATGTCGGCCGCGCACGGGATCGCGCTGGCGCTCCTCGCGCGGCAGCGCAGCGGGCGCGGGCAGAAGGTCGAGATCGGCATGCTCGACGCAATGGCCGCGTTGCTCACGTATCAGGCCGGCCTCTACTGGAACGCGGGCGGGCGGCCGGCGCGGCGGGGCAACGCGCATCCCTCGATCGTGCCCTACGAGGTGTATCAGGCGCAGGATGCCTATCTCACCCTCGGCGTCGCCAACAACTCGCTCTTCGAGCGGTTCTGCGGGGCCCTCGGCCGGCCCGACCTCGTCAAGGACGACCGCTTCGACACCGAGGCCAAGCGTGTGACGAACCGCGACGTGCTGAACCCGATCCTCAACGCGGAGCTGGGTCAGCGCCCCGCCGCGGAGTGGCTGGCCCGCATGGACAAGGCCGGGGTCCCCGCCGGCAAGATCAAGACGGTGGCCGAGGTGTGCGAGAGCCCGCATCTCAAGGCGCGCGGCATGGTGGTGTCGCTGCCACACCCCAAGGCGGGCGCCGTCACGATGATGGGCGTGCCGATCCGCCTCTGGGAGACCCCGGGCGCGCCCCAAGCCGCGCCGCCGCTACTCGGCCAGCACACCGACGAGGTGCTCACGCGCCTGCTCCGGTATTCCCCGGCCAAGGTGGCGAAGCTCCGCGCCGCCGGGGTGGTCTGA
- a CDS encoding ABC transporter substrate-binding protein, with the protein MRAFRTRSMLPLVLASAVVLVLAGSAGAQDKPRYGGELVFAVPSEPPSYDAHQEETFGVMHPIGPHYNTLLRVDPFDKTGTKPAPDLAESWTISKDGRTYTFKLRRGVKFHDGAEMTSKDVKASFDKIIFPPPGMKSSRKASYQAVEAVDAPDPYTVRFHLKWPEASFLLNMASPWNFIYRADVLAKDIHWYETHINGTGPFKFVEHVKGSHWVGKKNPDYWDKGKPYLDGFRALFISSSSAQVAAVRGERAHIQFRGFTPADRESLVQALGSKITVQESPWDCVLMVAMHHEKKPFDDKRFRRALTLALDRYEASKNLSKIAIVRDVAGIQVPGTPWATPPEELEKLAGYGRDITKARAEAKRLLKEMGVPDGFSFTFKNRGIPQPYEPVAIWLIDQWRQIGLNVKQEIVEASAYHPMLKRGDFEAAMDFACGFIVEPDLDLQRFVTSSDANYGKHKDTVIDDLFTKQARAVDPAERRTLLRALEKRLIDEEVHVLYTLQWHRIIPHSSKVKGWTITPSHYLNNQLDTVWLSE; encoded by the coding sequence ATGAGAGCGTTCCGGACCCGCTCCATGCTGCCGCTGGTGCTCGCTTCTGCAGTGGTGCTCGTCCTCGCAGGGTCAGCGGGCGCGCAGGACAAGCCGCGCTACGGTGGCGAGCTCGTCTTCGCGGTGCCCTCGGAGCCGCCGAGCTACGACGCCCATCAGGAAGAGACCTTCGGCGTGATGCATCCGATCGGACCTCACTACAACACCCTGCTTCGGGTCGACCCCTTCGACAAGACCGGCACCAAACCCGCGCCCGATCTTGCCGAGTCGTGGACGATCAGCAAGGACGGGCGTACCTACACCTTCAAGCTACGCCGCGGCGTGAAGTTCCACGATGGCGCGGAGATGACCTCGAAGGACGTGAAGGCCTCCTTCGACAAGATCATTTTCCCGCCGCCAGGGATGAAGTCGTCGCGCAAGGCCTCGTACCAGGCGGTGGAGGCGGTGGACGCGCCGGACCCCTATACCGTGCGCTTCCACCTCAAGTGGCCAGAGGCTTCGTTCCTGCTCAACATGGCGTCCCCCTGGAACTTCATCTACCGGGCTGATGTGCTCGCCAAGGACATCCACTGGTACGAGACCCACATCAATGGCACCGGCCCATTCAAGTTCGTCGAGCACGTGAAGGGTTCCCACTGGGTCGGGAAGAAGAACCCCGACTACTGGGACAAGGGCAAGCCGTACCTCGACGGGTTCCGCGCCCTCTTCATCAGCTCCTCCTCGGCCCAGGTGGCCGCGGTGCGGGGTGAGCGGGCGCACATTCAGTTCCGCGGCTTCACGCCCGCCGACCGTGAAAGTCTCGTGCAGGCTCTCGGCTCGAAGATCACCGTGCAGGAGAGCCCGTGGGACTGCGTGCTGATGGTGGCCATGCACCACGAGAAGAAGCCCTTCGACGACAAGCGCTTCCGTCGCGCTCTCACCCTGGCCCTCGACCGCTACGAAGCGTCCAAGAACCTGTCCAAGATCGCCATCGTTCGGGACGTCGCGGGCATCCAGGTTCCGGGAACTCCATGGGCCACGCCGCCGGAGGAGCTGGAGAAGCTGGCCGGATACGGGCGCGATATCACCAAAGCCCGGGCCGAGGCGAAGCGGCTGCTCAAGGAAATGGGAGTTCCCGATGGCTTCTCCTTCACGTTCAAGAATCGCGGGATCCCGCAGCCCTACGAGCCGGTGGCGATCTGGCTCATTGATCAGTGGCGGCAGATCGGATTGAACGTCAAGCAGGAGATCGTGGAGGCGTCCGCCTATCACCCGATGCTCAAGCGGGGCGACTTCGAGGCCGCGATGGATTTCGCATGCGGCTTCATCGTGGAGCCGGACCTCGACCTCCAGCGCTTCGTGACGAGCTCGGACGCCAACTACGGCAAGCACAAGGATACCGTCATCGACGATCTTTTCACCAAGCAGGCCCGTGCGGTCGACCCCGCGGAGCGCCGGACGCTCCTGCGGGCTCTCGAGAAGCGCCTGATCGACGAGGAAGTGCACGTCCTGTACACGCTGCAGTGGCACCGCATCATCCCGCACAGCTCCAAGGTGAAGGGGTGGACGATCACCCCGAGCCACTACTTGAACAACCAGCTCGACACGGTGTGGCTGAGCGAATAG
- a CDS encoding thiolase domain-containing protein (Catalyzes the synthesis of acetoacetyl coenzyme A from two molecules of acetyl coenzyme A. It can also act as a thiolase, catalyzing the reverse reaction and generating two-carbon units from the four-carbon product of fatty acid oxidation) has protein sequence MADVWISGAGMTRFGKRNESLPDLIAEAAYAALTDAGIDQPDALVVGAMNPEEFTGDGNFGSLINTHLGLAKLPALRVETATSSGLAAFYTGFAAVAAGLHRNVLVLGGEKMSHLATPRVSEIIGRSIDPHERRYGTTMPALAGLITRAAMHKHGLTLREISQVAVKNHANAARNPYAHFQEPVTLEAVMESRVVADPLRLYHCCPISDGAAAVVLTSSRSAVRVAGIGQGTDSIAIRYRSDLTSFRATQVAARAAYRMAGFGPERVDVAELHDAFSPFEIISLEDLGLMPAGKAGRATLEGETALDGRLPVSPSGGLKARGHPLAATGIGQAVELCWQLRGQAGARQVAARVGLAQSIGGLATNNWVLLLEAAR, from the coding sequence GTGGCGGACGTCTGGATCTCCGGCGCCGGGATGACTCGGTTCGGGAAGCGGAACGAGTCGCTTCCCGACCTGATCGCGGAGGCGGCGTACGCGGCCCTGACCGACGCGGGCATCGACCAGCCCGACGCCCTCGTGGTGGGCGCCATGAATCCCGAGGAGTTCACCGGCGACGGGAACTTCGGCTCCCTCATCAACACGCACCTCGGCCTCGCCAAGCTGCCCGCCCTGCGCGTGGAGACGGCGACCTCGTCGGGGCTGGCCGCCTTTTACACGGGATTCGCCGCGGTGGCCGCGGGTCTGCACCGGAACGTCCTGGTCCTCGGCGGGGAGAAGATGTCGCACCTGGCCACGCCGCGGGTGTCCGAGATCATCGGCCGCTCCATCGATCCCCACGAGCGCCGGTACGGCACGACCATGCCCGCCCTCGCCGGCCTCATCACGCGGGCGGCCATGCACAAGCACGGGCTGACGCTACGTGAGATATCGCAAGTGGCGGTGAAGAACCACGCCAACGCGGCGCGGAACCCCTACGCCCACTTCCAGGAGCCGGTGACCCTGGAGGCGGTAATGGAGAGCCGGGTGGTGGCCGATCCGCTGCGGCTCTATCACTGCTGCCCGATCTCCGACGGCGCGGCGGCGGTCGTGCTCACGAGCAGTCGCTCGGCGGTCCGGGTCGCGGGAATCGGGCAGGGGACCGACTCGATCGCGATCCGCTACCGCTCCGATCTCACATCCTTTCGCGCCACCCAGGTCGCCGCGCGCGCCGCCTATCGCATGGCCGGCTTCGGCCCCGAGCGCGTCGACGTGGCCGAGCTCCACGACGCCTTCTCGCCCTTCGAGATCATCTCGCTCGAGGATCTGGGCCTCATGCCCGCGGGCAAGGCCGGGCGGGCCACGCTCGAGGGCGAGACCGCGCTGGATGGCCGCCTGCCCGTGAGCCCGTCGGGTGGGCTCAAGGCGCGCGGCCATCCCCTGGCCGCCACGGGCATCGGGCAGGCGGTGGAGCTGTGCTGGCAGCTCCGCGGCCAGGCGGGGGCGCGCCAGGTCGCCGCGCGGGTGGGGCTCGCGCAGTCGATCGGCGGCCTCGCGACCAACAACTGGGTGCTCCTGCTCGAGGCCGCGCGGTGA
- a CDS encoding OB-fold domain-containing protein: MIEATLPASICPRCERLVVPPAPRCPDHGTAMEAATVPNTGEVVSFTTLFSPPEGFRSPLHIALVELEGGARLFCHGEETKGVKIGSRVAVEDVDSVYYFSNMGFADRARLFWRRAGARGEKVAAISKSLVQGLLGGRSSGQP, from the coding sequence GTGATCGAGGCCACGCTCCCCGCCTCGATCTGTCCGCGCTGCGAGCGTCTCGTGGTGCCGCCTGCGCCGCGCTGCCCCGACCACGGCACGGCCATGGAGGCCGCGACGGTGCCGAACACCGGCGAGGTCGTCTCGTTCACCACGCTCTTCTCGCCGCCCGAGGGCTTTCGCTCGCCGCTGCACATCGCGCTGGTCGAGCTCGAGGGCGGCGCGCGGCTCTTCTGCCACGGCGAGGAGACCAAGGGCGTGAAGATCGGCTCGCGCGTGGCGGTGGAGGACGTGGACTCCGTGTACTACTTCTCGAACATGGGCTTCGCCGACCGGGCGCGTCTGTTCTGGCGCCGCGCCGGCGCGCGGGGCGAGAAGGTCGCCGCCATCAGCAAGAGTCTCGTCCAGGGGCTCCTCGGGGGGAGGTCCAGTGGCCAGCCGTAA
- a CDS encoding helix-turn-helix domain-containing protein: MPTSPALPAAPPPGPPKPPPGYHGAVTEFKRRLIEATLFQLGGNRTRTARALGLQRTYLLRLIREFGVNVPHREPPPRRVAPAAEDVDTRRSGARQ, from the coding sequence ATGCCGACATCGCCCGCGCTCCCCGCCGCTCCACCGCCCGGACCGCCCAAGCCGCCGCCCGGCTACCACGGCGCCGTCACCGAGTTCAAGCGGCGGCTGATCGAGGCCACGCTCTTCCAACTCGGCGGCAACCGGACGCGGACGGCGCGCGCGCTCGGGCTACAGCGCACGTATCTCTTGCGCCTCATCCGCGAGTTCGGTGTGAACGTCCCGCACCGCGAGCCGCCTCCGCGACGGGTCGCGCCGGCCGCTGAGGACGTTGACACTCGGCGGTCGGGAGCCCGACAATGA
- a CDS encoding nitroreductase family protein → MELYDVMRTTFSAREFTPDPVPDALIAKILDHARFAPSGGNRQGWRVIVVRDPATRRAFVDLTMPSAKRYTAQVALGENPWNTIDPTRADAATIERTSPPPRLVESYVKAPVVLVVCVDLKVVASVDQYLPRVGVISGASIYPFAWNILLAARHEGLAGTITTLPVSEEPKLQALLGLPAHIAVAAVMPLGRPAARLTRLKRKPVAEFATLERWGGTPLASPAP, encoded by the coding sequence ATGGAGCTCTACGACGTGATGCGGACCACGTTCTCCGCGCGGGAGTTCACGCCCGACCCCGTCCCGGACGCGCTCATCGCGAAGATCCTCGACCACGCGCGCTTCGCCCCCAGCGGCGGCAACCGGCAGGGCTGGCGTGTCATCGTGGTGCGCGACCCCGCCACCCGTCGGGCGTTCGTCGACCTCACCATGCCGTCGGCCAAGCGGTACACCGCCCAGGTCGCGCTGGGCGAAAACCCCTGGAACACCATCGATCCCACCCGCGCGGATGCTGCCACCATCGAGCGGACATCCCCACCGCCGCGACTCGTCGAGTCGTACGTCAAGGCGCCGGTGGTGCTGGTCGTGTGCGTGGACCTCAAGGTGGTGGCGTCGGTCGACCAGTATCTTCCGCGGGTGGGCGTGATCAGTGGCGCGTCCATCTATCCTTTTGCGTGGAACATCCTGCTCGCGGCGCGCCACGAGGGGCTGGCCGGGACCATCACGACGCTGCCGGTGTCGGAGGAGCCGAAGCTCCAGGCGCTCCTGGGCCTCCCCGCCCACATCGCGGTGGCGGCGGTCATGCCGCTGGGGCGGCCGGCCGCGCGCCTCACCAGGCTCAAGCGCAAGCCCGTGGCGGAATTCGCCACGCTCGAGCGCTGGGGTGGGACGCCGCTGGCCTCGCCGGCTCCCTGA
- a CDS encoding ABC transporter permease produces the protein MAISPTGEVSLGLEKASSRRWLAAVLDFARRRPLGAVGAAVVVVMIVVALLAGVLAPYDPVAVDFGAMLSRPSAQHWLGTDAFGRDVLSRLIYGSRTALFVGFGAAFVGSIMGAVLGVGSAYFGGRLDLYVQRVMDIFLSFPLIILALAIVAILGNALHNVIMAITIPMIPRCALVIRSSALSIREMPYVDAARAAGFGHARIILRHMLPNVMAPFLILITSFLGQAILLESSLSFLGLGVQEPTAAWGLMLRGAAVEFAETAPWMAVFPGLAISLAVFAFNLFGDSLRDALDPKLRSL, from the coding sequence ATGGCCATCAGCCCCACGGGCGAGGTGTCGCTCGGCCTGGAGAAGGCCTCGTCCCGGCGCTGGCTGGCCGCGGTGCTCGACTTCGCGCGGCGCCGGCCGCTCGGTGCGGTGGGCGCGGCGGTGGTGGTGGTCATGATCGTGGTCGCGCTCCTCGCCGGCGTGCTCGCCCCCTATGATCCGGTCGCGGTGGATTTCGGCGCGATGCTGTCGCGGCCCTCCGCGCAGCACTGGCTGGGCACCGACGCCTTCGGCCGTGACGTGCTGTCGCGCCTCATTTACGGCTCGCGCACGGCGCTTTTCGTGGGATTCGGCGCCGCCTTCGTCGGCTCCATCATGGGGGCAGTGCTCGGTGTGGGTAGCGCCTACTTCGGCGGACGGCTCGATCTCTACGTCCAGCGCGTCATGGACATTTTTCTCTCCTTCCCTCTGATCATCCTGGCCCTGGCCATCGTCGCCATCCTGGGGAATGCGCTCCACAACGTCATCATGGCCATCACCATCCCGATGATCCCGCGCTGCGCCCTGGTGATCCGATCCTCCGCGCTGTCGATCCGCGAGATGCCCTACGTGGACGCGGCGCGCGCCGCCGGCTTCGGGCATGCGCGCATCATCCTCCGCCACATGCTGCCGAACGTCATGGCCCCGTTCCTGATCCTCATCACCTCGTTCCTCGGTCAAGCCATCCTGCTCGAGTCGTCGCTGTCCTTCCTCGGCCTGGGCGTGCAAGAGCCCACCGCGGCGTGGGGGCTCATGCTCCGGGGCGCGGCGGTGGAGTTCGCCGAGACGGCGCCGTGGATGGCCGTCTTCCCTGGGCTCGCGATCAGTCTGGCCGTCTTCGCCTTCAACCTCTTCGGCGATTCGCTGCGGGACGCGCTCGACCCGAAGCTGCGCTCCCTCTAG
- a CDS encoding ABC transporter ATP-binding protein, with the protein MDVLLDVRDLQTQFTTSDGVVRAVDGVSWDVRAGETVALVGESGCGKSVSALSVMRLVAAPAGRIIGGRILFKGRDLLALPEDEMRKVRGREIGMVFQEPMTSLNPVLTIGRQLTETMEIHLGMSSAQSRARAGEILGLVGISDPDRRLRQYPHQFSGGMRQRIMIAIALSCNPALILADEPTTALDVTIQAQILELMKDLSRKLGVAMLMITHNLGVVARYADRVNVMYAGRIVERGTAREIYANPRHPYTLGLLRSVPRLDEPRKSRLDPISGQPPDLTRLPPGCAFAPRCAFVVERCRLERPELATVAEAHTSACWESARLDARVPA; encoded by the coding sequence ATGGACGTCCTGTTGGACGTGCGTGACCTTCAAACCCAGTTCACCACCTCGGACGGCGTGGTGCGCGCGGTCGATGGGGTGTCCTGGGACGTGCGCGCGGGCGAGACCGTCGCGCTCGTGGGCGAGTCCGGCTGCGGCAAGAGCGTGAGCGCGCTCTCGGTCATGCGGCTAGTCGCGGCACCCGCGGGGCGCATCATCGGCGGCCGCATCCTCTTCAAGGGCCGCGATCTCCTCGCCCTGCCCGAGGACGAGATGCGCAAGGTGCGCGGGCGCGAGATCGGTATGGTGTTCCAGGAGCCGATGACCTCGCTCAATCCCGTGCTCACCATCGGACGGCAGCTCACCGAGACCATGGAGATCCACCTCGGCATGTCATCCGCGCAGTCGCGCGCGCGGGCGGGGGAGATCCTGGGGCTCGTGGGCATCTCCGATCCCGATCGGCGGCTGCGTCAGTACCCGCATCAGTTCAGCGGCGGGATGCGGCAGCGCATCATGATCGCGATAGCGCTGTCCTGCAATCCGGCGCTGATTCTCGCCGACGAGCCCACGACCGCGCTGGACGTCACCATCCAGGCGCAGATCCTCGAGCTCATGAAGGATCTCTCGCGGAAGCTCGGGGTGGCGATGCTGATGATCACGCACAACCTGGGCGTGGTGGCGCGCTACGCCGATCGGGTCAACGTCATGTACGCGGGGCGCATCGTGGAGCGGGGGACGGCGCGGGAGATCTACGCCAACCCGCGGCATCCCTACACCCTCGGGCTGCTTCGCTCGGTGCCCCGGCTCGACGAGCCGCGGAAGTCGCGCCTCGATCCCATCAGCGGGCAGCCGCCCGATCTCACACGGCTGCCGCCCGGCTGCGCCTTCGCGCCCCGCTGCGCCTTCGTGGTGGAGCGCTGCCGCCTCGAGCGGCCCGAGCTCGCGACGGTGGCGGAGGCCCACACGTCGGCATGCTGGGAGTCGGCGCGGCTGGACGCGCGGGTGCCGGCATGA
- a CDS encoding ABC transporter permease, with the protein MKKYLLKRFLLMFPTLLGVAMLIFFLIRIVPGDVVELRLAGDSNSVSEQTLAEERAKFGLDRPVWQQFVTWLWGAIRFDFGKSMWTGAPIYEEIKLRFALSLQLAIMATIVAVLLAIPLGVISALKQDTWVDYTIRVVSIAGLATPSFWLGIVFILLMLIIFKWLPPMVYTPFWVNPWQNLLQLIWPALAVGYRYSAVATRMTRSAMLEVLREDYIRTARAKGLMEKLILSRHAIKNAMLPVVTVVCLEFAFLLGGLVVTEQVFNLNGLGLLFVQAVAHRDYTLVQALVMIVAGFFILVNFAMDLLYAWLDPRIRYR; encoded by the coding sequence ATGAAGAAGTACCTACTCAAGCGCTTTCTGCTGATGTTTCCCACTCTGCTCGGGGTGGCGATGCTCATCTTCTTCCTCATCCGCATCGTGCCGGGGGATGTCGTCGAGCTTCGTCTGGCCGGGGACAGCAACTCGGTGTCGGAGCAGACGCTCGCGGAGGAGCGGGCGAAGTTCGGGCTGGACCGGCCGGTGTGGCAGCAGTTCGTCACGTGGCTCTGGGGCGCCATCCGGTTCGACTTCGGGAAGTCCATGTGGACCGGCGCCCCCATCTACGAGGAGATCAAGCTGCGGTTCGCGCTGTCGCTTCAGCTCGCCATCATGGCGACGATCGTGGCCGTGCTCCTCGCCATCCCGCTGGGAGTCATCTCCGCACTCAAGCAGGACACGTGGGTCGACTACACCATCCGCGTCGTCTCCATCGCGGGGCTCGCCACGCCCTCCTTTTGGCTCGGCATCGTCTTCATCCTCCTGATGCTCATCATCTTCAAGTGGCTGCCCCCCATGGTGTACACGCCCTTCTGGGTCAATCCCTGGCAGAACCTCCTCCAGCTCATCTGGCCCGCCCTCGCGGTGGGGTACCGCTATTCTGCGGTGGCCACGCGCATGACGCGCTCGGCGATGCTGGAGGTCCTGCGCGAGGACTACATCCGGACCGCCCGTGCCAAGGGGCTCATGGAGAAGCTCATCCTCTCGCGGCACGCGATCAAGAACGCGATGCTCCCGGTGGTGACGGTCGTTTGCCTCGAGTTCGCCTTCCTGCTCGGCGGCCTCGTCGTCACCGAGCAGGTGTTCAACCTGAACGGCCTCGGCCTCCTCTTCGTGCAGGCGGTGGCCCATCGCGACTACACGCTCGTCCAGGCCCTCGTGATGATCGTGGCCGGCTTCTTCATCCTGGTGAACTTCGCCATGGATCTTCTCTACGCCTGGCTGGATCCGCGGATCCGATACCGCTAA